In the bacterium genome, one interval contains:
- a CDS encoding DUF5009 domain-containing protein, with the protein VFYLLIDVWNLRRWPFVFTVVGMNCITIYMVVSFLRGEVNDWIGVFTKGILEPLGPAGVIVQSCLVLAAFWYMLYWMYKRGIFLKVG; encoded by the coding sequence GTGTTCTACCTGCTGATCGATGTCTGGAACCTGCGCCGCTGGCCGTTCGTGTTCACCGTGGTGGGGATGAACTGCATCACGATATACATGGTGGTCAGTTTCCTGCGCGGCGAGGTCAACGACTGGATCGGCGTGTTCACCAAAGGCATCCTGGAGCCGCTGGGCCCGGCCGGGGTGATTGTCCAGTCCTGCCTGGTGCTGGCCGCATTCTGGTACATGCTCTACTGGATGTACAAGCGCGGGATTTTCCTGAAAGTCGGCTGA